The following proteins are encoded in a genomic region of Doryrhamphus excisus isolate RoL2022-K1 chromosome 6, RoL_Dexc_1.0, whole genome shotgun sequence:
- the nuak1b gene encoding NUAK family SNF1-like kinase 1 yields the protein MAYLARRPEAPRGPTCAPKPAGADPRRSPSLAGSSPEETRNPGVKKHHHKHNLKHRYELLETLGRGTYGKVKKAIERHSGREVAIKSIRKEKIKDEQDMVHIRREIEIMSSLRHPHIISIYEVFENKDKIVIVMEYASKGELYDYISERRRLSERETRHFFRQIVSAVHHCHKNGVVHRDLKLENVLLDENCNIKIADFGLSNLYHKDKLLQTFCGSPLYASPEIVNGRPYRGPEVDSWALGVLLYTLVYGTMPFDGDDHKNLIRQISNGDYKEPTQSSDARGLIRWMLMVNPERRATVEDIANHWWVNWGWKNSVCDCDAQRDHGSSPMLARFIDWQNRTEPRGPAARLAAVPQLLLRQRPKKSKKENMEEGGQVHGGGEDKPGLKRPKGILKTRVAEEQQSARLEEGQLGQTAAAEQAEGAGDAFRPDQHEEEPIFGGSSPAKMVPTLPKKGILKNNQQRESGYYSSPERSESSELLGGATMTLLATSPPRRAMGRKGILKRNGKYSTYGGPSSAAAVTAAGAVVEPPNPADSGLSRSQSRPSSMVGEDSSMLSPGSDGAEWHSSTPHLRPNIRACVSAENLLHLANFKSFQATPPALQAPKFGRTPKTKGSPTDNGSFSLLGDLEDMTQVYQQALDISSNLN from the exons ATGGCTTACTTAGCTCGCCGCCCCGAGGCTCCCAGAGGTCCAACCTGTGCGCCCAAACCCGCCGGGGCTGACCCCCGCCGCTCCCCCTCGCTCGCCGGAAGCTCACCCGAGGAGACCCGGAACCCGGGCGTGAAGAAACACCACCACAAGCACAACCTGAAGCACCGCTACGAGCTGCTGGAGACTCTGGGGAGGGGGACGTACGGCAAAGTCAAGAAGGCCATTGAACGCCACTCCGGCAGAGAG GTGGCCATCAAGTCCATCCGGAAGGAGAAGATCAAAGACGAGCAGGACATGGTTCACATCCGCCGCGAGATCGAAATCATGTCGTCCCTCCGCCACCCGCACATCATCTCTATATACGAAG TGTTTGAGAACAAGGACAAGATTGTCATCGTCATGGAGTACGCCAGCAAGGGTGAGCTGTACGACTACATCAGCGAGCGCCGGCGCCTGAGCGAGCGAGAGACGCGACACTTCTTCAGGCAGATAGTCTCCGCTGTACACCATTGCCATAAG AATGGCGTGGTCCACAGGGATCTGAAACTGGAAAATGTGCTACTGGATGAAAACTGTAATATTAAG ATTGCTGACTTTGGCCTGTCCAACCTGTACCACAAAGACAAGCTTCTGCAAACCTTCTGCGGCAGCCCGCTGTATGCTTCACCAGAGATTGTCAACGGGAGGCCGTACCGCGGGCCAGAG GTGGATAGCTGGGCTCTGGGGGTGCTGCTGTACACGCTGGTGTATGGAACCATGCCGTTTGACGGCGACGACCACAAGAACCTCATTCGGCAGATTAGCAACGGCGACTACAAGGAACCCACACAATCCTCAG ATGCGAGGGGACTGATTCGCTGGATGCTAATGGTGAACCCCGAGCGCCGCGCCACCGTGGAGGATATCGCCAACCACTGGTGGGTAAACTGGGGCTGGAAGAACAGCGTGTGCGACTGCGATGCCCAGCGCGACCACGGCAGCTCGCCCATGCTGGCCCGCTTCATCGACTGGCAGAACCGCACTGAGCCACGCGGTCCTGCCGCCAGACTCGCTGCCGTGCCCCAGCTATTGCTGCGCCAGAGACCAAAGAAGTCCAAGAAGGAAAACATGGAGGAAGGAGGTCAGGTGCATGGTGGGGGCGAGGACAAACCAGGTCTGAAAAGACCTAAAGGCATCCTGAAGACCAGAGTGGCCGAGGAGCAGCAGTCTGCCCGGCTGGAGGAGGGCCAGCTGGGCCAGACGGCGGCAGCTGAGCAAGCTGAAGGTGCAGGAGACGCCTTCCGTCCAGATCAACACGAAGAGGAGCCCATTTTCGGAGGAAGCTCGCCTGCAAAGATGGTGCCCACCCTGCCCAAAAAAGGCATCTTGAAGAACAACCAACAGCGGGAATCAGGCTACTACTCCTCCCCCGAGCGGAGCGAGTCTTCTGAGCTGCTGGGCGGAGCCACCATGACGCTGCTCGCCACCTCGCCGCCCAGGAGAGCCATGGGAAGAAAGGGCATCCTGAAGCGCAACGGCAAGTACTCCACCTACGGCGGACCCTCGTCTGCCGCAGCCGTGACCGCCGCCGGAGCCGTCGTGGAGCCCCCGAACCCGGCCGACTCTGGCCTGTCACGCAGTCAGAGCCGCCCCTCCAGCATGGTCGGGGAGGACAGCTCAATGCTGTCACCCGGCAGCGATGGCGCCGAGTGGCATTCCTCCACGCCGCACCTCCGCCCCAACATCCGGGCCTGCGTGTCGGCCGAGAACCTGCTGCACTTGGCCAACTTCAAAAGCTTCCAGGCCACGCCCCCTGCGCTCCAGGCACCCAAGTTTGGACGTACCCCCAAAACAAAAGGCTCCCCGACGGACAATGGCAGCTTCTCCTTGCTGGGGGACCTGGAGGACATGACTCAGGTGTACCAGCAAGCCCTGGACATCAGCAGCAACCTGAACTAG